The sequence AAGGGGGCACCATCCTCTGAAACAGATCCACAGACCCACAGGTTAGAAAGTTGTCAGAAGGGCTTTGCAGCGCCCAAGCTGCTGGGGTGCCCCCCACCGCATTCAAGATGTGCTGCAGGACGCTGGACACTCCCAGTGCTAGAGGAGTTGGAGGTCCCACCGTACCTGCACAGACTGGGGGATGCCTGGTCCAGTTCCCTGTGGCTGTGCACCGGAGCACCTCTGCTCCCATCCGAACAAACCCCTCCTCGCAGGAAAACGTGCATGTGGAGTTGTATGTGAAGTTCCCATGCAGgtgagagcagctcagctggcctCTGCTGGGGGGGTCCAGCACTGGGCAGCTGATGGCTGGAGATAAAGCACAGCGGTAGCATCAGTAGGACAGGACtgatggtggtgggatggggacatgtGGGCTGGGGAGCCAGGTCATGAGCTGCCATGGACAAggggtgctaaggggaagggatgCTGGGGAAAGCAGTCTGCTACAGCGGAGCACTTCCAGAAATGCATGTGATCACAGGATCTACCTTTGCAGTGTGGGGCATCCCCAGTCCAGGTCCCTGTGGACATGCACTTGCGGCTCTCTGGCCCCATCAGCACAAACCCTGTCTGGCAGGAGAAGACACACATGGAGCCGAAGGCAAAGTCCCCGTGGAGGTGGGAGCAGGCAGCCTGGCCCATCTTGGGGGTGGCCAGTGTTGAGCACTTGATAGCTGAAAGAGTAGAGAGGCGTACTTCAAAAAGAAGCCAGGAGACTGCTGGGACCAAGAGACCAGGGAACATCCTAGTGTCACGCCAAGGCCAATGACACCCTGAGATCTAGCAGCAGCGCTACCTTCACAGTGTGGGGCATCCCCAGTCCAGTTCCCTGTGGCCGTGCACTCGCGGCTCTCTGGTCCCATCAGTGCAAACCCTGTCTGGCAGGAGAAGGCACACGTGGAGCCAAAGGCAAAGTCCCCATGGAGGTGGGAGCAGTTCAGCCCTCCTTGGTCTGGAGCACTGAGCACCGGGCAGGCAATGGCTGCAGAGATAAAGATACACTTCAAGCAGAAAGCTGGGGACTGCAAGGCTTAACTGTTGGGCAAGAGAACCAAGACACCAGAGAACATCCCAGGGTCACCCCAAGGCCCATGACACTTTGAGCAACAACTCTACCTTTGCATTGTGGGGCATCCCCAGTCCAGGTCCCTGTGGCCGTGCACTCGCGGCTCTCTGGCCCCATCAGTGCAAACCCTGCCTGGCAGGAGAAGGCACATGTGGAGCCAAAGGCGAAGTCCCCATGGTGGTGGGAGCAGTTCATCTCTCCTCGGTCTGGAGCACTGAGCACCGGGCAGGCAATGGCTGCAGGGTAAGGAGACAAACTTCAAGTAACAGCGAGGGGACTGTGAGGCTAAACTGTTGGAATGAGAGGACCAAGACACCAGAGAACATCCCAGAGTCATCCAAAGGCCTGTGACACATTGAGCAGCAACTCTACCTTTGCATCGTGGGGCCTCCCCAGTCCAGGTCCCTGTGGCTGTGCACTCATGGCTCTCCGGTCCTGTCAGTTCAAACCCCGTCCGGCAGGAGAAGACACATGTGGAGCCAAAGGCGAAGTCCCCATGGAGATGGGAGCAGTTCAGCTCTCCCTGGTCTGGAGCGCTGAGCACTGGGCAGGTAATGGCTGCAGAGGTAGAGACACACTCCAAGCAGGAGCCTGGGGACTGTGGGGCTAAGCTGTTGGCACCAAGAACCTGGGGTGACACTAGGGTGTTCCCCGAGATTACTGACACTCTAAGCCCTAGCAGCAGCGCTACCTTCACACCGTGGGGCATCCCCAGTCCAAGTCCCTGTGGCCGTGCACTCGTGGCTCTCTGGTCCCATCAGTACAAACCCTGTCTGGCAGGAGAAGGCACACGTGGAGCCAAAGGCGAAGTCCCCGTGGCGGTGGGAGCAGTTCACCTCTCCTCGGTCTGGAGCATTGAGCACTGGGCAGGTGATGGCTACAAGGATAGAGATACACTTCAAGCAGGAGCCTGGGGACTACAAGGATAAACTGTTGGGTCCAAGAGGCTGGGGAACATCCTAGTGTCACGACAAGGCCAATGACATCCTGAGCTCTAGCAGCAGCGCTACCTTCACAGTGGGGGGAGTCTTCAGTCCATGTTCCTGTGGCCATGCACTCGCGGCTCTCTGACCCCATCAGCACAAATCCCATCTGGCAGGAGAAGGCGCACATGGAGCCAAAGGCAAAGCCCCCATGGAGGTGGGAACAGTTCATCTTTCCTTGGTCTGGAGCATTGAGCACCGGGCAGGTGACAGCTACAGGGACAGAGATACACCTCAAGCAGGAGCCAGGGGACTATGAGACTTAACTATTGGAATGAAAGGACCAAGACACCTAAGAACAGTCTAGGGTCACCCCAAGGCCCACGACACCTTGAACATCAACTCTACCTTCACAGCGTGGGGCATCCCCAGTCCAGGTCCCTGTGGCCGTGCACTCGCGGCTCTCTGGCCCCATCAGCACAAACCCTGTCTGGCAGGAGAAGGCACATGTGGAGCCGAAGGCAAAGTCCCCATGGTGGTGGGAGCAGTTCACCTTTCCTCGGTCTGGAGCGCTGAGCACCGGGCAGGCAATGGCTGCAGGGTAAGGAGACAAACTTCAAGTAACAGCGAGGGGACTGTGAGGCTAAACTGTTGGAATGAGAGGACCAAGACACCAGAGAACATCCCAGAGTCATCCAAAGGCCTGTGACACATTGAGCAGCAACTCTACCTTTGCATCGTGGGGCCTCCCCAGTCCAGGTCCCTGTGGCTGTGCACTCATGGCTCTCCGGTCCTGTCAGTTCAAACCCCGTCCGGCAGGAGAAGACACATGTGGAGCCAAAGGCGAATTCCCCATGGAGATGGGAGCAGTtcagctctccctgctctggaGCGCTGAGCACTGGGCAGGTGATGGCTACAAGGATAGAGATACACTTCAAGCAGGAGCCTGGGGACTACAAGGATAAACTGTTGGGTCCAAGAGGCTGGGGAGCATCCTACTGTCACGCCAAGGCCAATGACACCCTGAGCTCTAGCAGCAGCGCTACCTTCACAGTGTGGGGCTTCCCCTGTCCATGTTCCTGTGGCCGTGCACTCGCGGCTCTCTGGTCCCATCAGTGCAAACCCTGTCTGGCAGGAGAAGGCACACGTGGAACCAAAGGCGAAGTACCCGTGGCGGTGGGAGCAGTTCACCTCTCCTCGGTCTGGAGCGCTGAGCACCGGGCAGGCAATGGCTGCAATGGGAGAGCAGGTCTCAGAGACAAGATAGATGAGATGAAATCTAGGGATTAGGGCTGAATCCCagtcaaacaaaaccaaatctatGGTGATATgtcttttatttatctttctcaCTCAGACAAGTCTCACCTCTTCAAAGACAGTAGTAACATAGTTCGTACAATGGTTTTTCTGTCATACGAGTGATTTCCTGGAGGGGGACAGTTGCTGCTCTGCCAGATCCCTGTTTATTTATCGCCTGCACTACCCCCAGGTCACTACCTGCACTACCCCAGGAAGGACCATGGCTTCTGCAGTCCTACTCACCTCCCTCCTTGTCGGGGGAGCAGTGACCTGCCTCCATCCTTGTCACAGTGGCAGGGGAAAGGATGCCCTTATGGCTTTGGAGCTGTAGGGGACCAGGATGGGATGACTGTGATAGCTACAGGGGTTGTGTGCCAGCGTCCCTAGGCTGTGCCTTGTGTGCTTTGCTGTGTGCCAGGGCAGCACCCAACATTTGCTGGGGCAagtggctctgctgcctgcaggaccaCCGCAGGTTAGTGTCAGGGGGACATCAAACACCACCAGCCCCCAACCTGGGTGAGACAGACCCCATTCCCTGCACCTTCTGCTTTCAAACTGACACCAAACACTTTCCCTTGGTAGACTTTTCCTTTCATAGCCAACTTACAGGCAAGCACAGTTCCCCGCAGGATCCCTGGAGGTGCCTGCCATGGTCCCCAAAACCCAGCACTGAGGCGCCCTCCAGCAGGCTTTACCTTCACAACACAGGGGGGTCCTGTCCATACCCCACCAGCCATGCACTGCAGTCCCCGCACTCCCATGAACTTAAACCCCTCCTGGCAGGAGAAGGCACATATGGAGTTGAAGGCGAATGTGCTGTGCGGGTGGGAGCAATCAACCTGTCCCCTTTCAGGGCCAGCCAGCTGGGGACACGCAATAGCCGCAGGCGGGCGGAGACAGGGCAGGGTGCgtgaggggagggcaggcagccacGTCTCTCACGGTGCCCGCAGCACCATCAGCCTTGCCTTAGCAGGAACCTGGGTTTGTTTTTGGAGTAAAGCCAACTGGTAGTGCTTGCTAACACAGCTTCATTATCAGCAAAGGCGACTGACTGACACATCCGATTCTTTGCAAAAAAGAGAAGTCAATCATACAGAGCTGGCAGGAAAAAACAATGAGCTGTGCTTTGGGAAAGCAAGCCTTTGGGAAATTGAAAAGCCTGGAGTGGGCAGGCTCAGCCCAGCTTGTCTGGGGGAAATTCCACAAAACTGGGAGCTGGCTCCTGACCCTGCCACTGCTGAGGATGCTAGTCATGGGACAGTCACATCACATCTCTGTGCCTGTTCCCCTTAACTGCAGAAAGCTTTGCTGGTCTCAGCTGCATAAAGCAAGCCCTGGGTTGGACCACAGGCCCACACAGCACAGGTGCCATCAGCAGCACTAACTTcaaggcagtattttttttattattttaaatgtatatatacagAGACCCTGCCCACCCTGACCCCTCCTGCTGGGTCTCCTGGTACAGAGGGTCCCCAGTTGTGTCCCGTGTCTGCTCCAGTCCTCAACTCGTCCCATCCTTGTGCAAGGCTGCAGATGCACTACGCGGCGGCACAGGGAAGGTGGAGCAGGGCTCttgcacccccccaaaaaagcccagCACCTCTCTGGAGCACCTGATGCCTGGCTGCAAACCCTCGAGCCGCCGACAGGAAGactttcccttcccctgcagTGTAACATACCACAGCTTTCTCTCCTTTGTGGCTTCCtgccctgctctgtccctccCAGCTTATATCTAACCTCATCTCACCAGTCCTTGCCCCTCCACTTGTGAtggcccagccctgccaggatACACCCTTCCCCCCGCTGTGGGGCGGCAGCCCCCTTTCGCTCTTCTCTGAGGACCCCCGAGATGCTGAGCACCTTCCCAAGGTGGATTGGGGTGGGCTTGGGGAGATGCAGATGATGTCACCATGGTGACAGAGGTGCCAAGACACCATCCTGCCCTTGCACTAGGTGGATGCATGGTGCTGGCACACGGGCAGGATTCAGGACAGTGAGTGAGTGCACTGGGACAGCCAGGGAGAGCAGGGGCCTTATCCAGAGCTCACTGCCGCTCACCCATCGAAGCCTCATCAGGGAGCTGCTCCCTGCAAGCAGCACTGGGAGCTGCTTCCCCAGAGGGCAGGGACTCGGCAAGCCTAGCCCGTTGCCTGCCTGAGCAGTGTTGGACATGCAGAGCTGGCCCCCACAAAGCATCAGTGCCACATCCCTGAGACCCCCAGCCCTTGGCAGGCCCTACCTGTGCAGGTGGGGGTCTCTGCCGACCACTGCTGGGAAGCCAGGCACCGCAGCGTGTCTGCCCCTCTCCGCTCAAACCCCTCCTGGCACCCGAACACGCAGGTAGAGTTGTAGCTGAAGTCTCCATAGGGATGGCTGCAGTTCATGCGCACTCCCATGGGCTCGAGCTTGGCACACTGCACAACTGGGAGAGGTGCGGCACCATCAGCCCATCAGAAGCACAAGGAACTTGCCCGCTTTGCCACTGGGGCTCAGGCTCTCcaccagggagggagggatggggatggatggcTCACCGTCCTCGCACTCAGGGCCATGGAAGCCGGGGTAGCACTCACAGCGGTAGCTCCCGATGGTCTCCACACACTCACCGTGCTGGCTGCATGGGAAGGGCTGACAGGAGGCTGCGCACACAGAGGATGGTCATCAGGAGCCACTGGCCACCCTGACAAGGTCCCTAGCCCACCCAATCCAGGTCCACGCCATGGTCCCCCCGCTCACCCTGGTAGCACAGTGCCTTTTTCCTCCGGTTGCAGGGCTCATCGTTCCACTTGCCCGACTCACGCTGCCGCTTGATGTAGATCTCCACACAGTCCTGGTTGGAGCGGCGGTTGTTGGGCTCTCCGGCTGCCCAGTTCTCTGCTTCCTTTGTCAGCGCCTTCCTGGTGCCCACCCAGGTCCAGGTGCCACCCAGCTTGCGGATGCCAATCCAGTAGTAGCGCCCATGGAAGGGCAGGGTTTCATTGAGGTACTCAATCTCTTGCTTGTTCTGGATTGCCACCAGGTCGGTGAAGAAGGTCTGGCAGTAGTTCCTGGCCTGCTCCCACGTGTAGTCCCCTTGGTCACTGTAGTGGTATGTCCAGGCACCCACCTCTAACTGTGTCACTGTGCCTGCAAGAGAGGATGAGATCCGGGATCGACACAGAAAAGATGGGAGCCGGGTGCCTTGGGACATGAGGGTAGGCTAGGGCTGGCATCAGGGCCAAGAGATGCCAGCGACCAGTTGAGTGAGGGGATGGGAAGAAGGGACAAGTGTGGGTGAGAATGGGTCTCTGAGGGTACATGGAGACCTGGGTGTATCAGGCATGGCAGAAGGAGCTGAGGCGGGACAGAGGATGACAGCACAGGGATGTGGAAGTTGGGGAGACGGTGTGAAGGCTGAGATGGGGATGCATGGGATGGGGCGGGCAGAGCACAGGTGGCAGAAGAGCCCCAAGTGGTGATGCCATCCCCTCCTCCAGCACAAGGGGTGaaagcccagccccacagccccgctcccctgcccACAAAGGTTTCCCAAAGGGAACACAACATCGAGATGGTTCCTGTAACACGGTTCCTTCCTCGAGTGCAGAAGTGTACCACTTCAATTTTCGTGCTTCTATGTGAGAGTCAGCTTAAAGCAAGGCAGAGCAATGAGCATGCCCTCAACCCAAAAAGCATTTGGATCCCAAGCTGCTCATCTAAGCCAGAGATCGTCTTAAGAGTCTTCTAAAATTCAGTATTGCAAAACAATGTCTTGCAAAAGTCAAGTTCACATCCTGGTCATGCCCACCAGGCAGGGCAAAGCCAGAGATTAACTGGAACCCACACCCAGAAGTGAAGGGCACTTTGTTGAAACCCTGCTCTTATTTACAGCATTTCACACCACAACTTGATGCAATCAAAGGGTTTTAGTCATAAAAAAAagcttcctccctcctccccagaagCAGGTATCTCCACAACTGCAGAAAGTGATACAGGGATCATATCTCCAACTCTGCAGAAATTGAGATGGAGATCAAAGTTTGCTCCAAACGACTGGACTGGGGTACCATGTGTCTTGGGCGAGCATATCACACTGTGGTCATGCAGGCAAAGGTCTGCGCATCACAGATTAGATGCAAATCTGTGTCTTCCCAAGTCCAATTAGGGCTCTATTTTGGTCAATAATTGTGCATTTTTCTAAGCAAAATTACCATAATTTGTCTGGTTTTCCTTGCCAACGAGCAAACTATCCACTTTGTTCAACAAAACCAAAGCTGAGGAAAACGTGGCCTTCAACAACACCCTCCTCTTCACCCCTTGGGAGTTTGGAGCTGCAGGACAGAAGCTCAGGGCACCTCCAGGAAGCCTGCCCCAGCTTCAGGTCCCACCACTCAAGTGCTGGCCCTTGCTgcctccccagcacagctcagggcagctgctctgctgccttgcACACCCCATCCCCAAACTGAGAAGGACCAGGGAGCCCATCCACTACTTGTCCATCCTCCATatgctctcctgcctcttccctccagCTACACCAGTAGCACACTCTCTGCAGCACAGTTCATCCCCACTCCTTCCCCTCAGCCTTATGTtacctgtccctgccccagctggaGTTGAAACCCTACCCGGGTGCTGTTTGCCTGCATTTTGACCCCTCCACTACCCTGGCATCCCCCAACGCCTACCCCCCCCCAGGGTGCACTCAGGGTgcctttgcatttttgttttgccCTAAGACCTAAAATCTTGGCCTCCTCCTGACACTTCTGCATTTGCTTCCGTTCCTTAGCTCAATCATGAAAGCTCACTTGGAAAATAACCCAGCTCCCAGGAGATCGCTAGGGACAGAGCAGGCACTGGCAGGTCTTGCTCTGTGCAATGCCAATGTGCGAAGGAAACCATCCTACAGGCagcaaaaccaaattaatttctACTCTGACTTCTCCTGATGTCAATTAGCAGCTTTAACTCCTTGTGGCAGCAGCCCAGCTGTGCTCCCAACCCTTGCACTCATGGGTCCTGTGGTTACATCTCTGGCTGGCTCTGtaggcaggaggagagctgctgaCGCCTTTCTCCAGTTCATGGTACAATGCACCATCAGCCACGGAGTATTTGGGGAAGAAGACCCGCTGTGGGGACCCCACACACGTGCTCCCCCTGAGGGAGCACAGTCCTACAACAGGTCCTGCTGGAGGGAGCTGGCCCAGGCAGATGCAGCCCTCTCTTAGGTGAGGAAGATCCAGCCACGGGGCTGTCAGCCATGGAATTGTGACGGGTGGGCCCCCAAAATAACATCGCTGCCCTACTCCAGTTTCCTGGACGTGCAGGCTCCTCGGTAGCAGGGTCACGCTGGGCTTATCGAGCAGGCGGCTTACCCCATGCAATGGCAGCGATGCCCAGGTAGCAGATGCCACGAGAGCTCAGAGCCCACGTCCTCCCAGCAGACTGCAGTCTTCCCGCAGCAGCACCCTGCATGTCAGGGAGAGAGGCGTGAGCACGCACATTCCACCGGGGGCTCACGCATCTTGCCATCCACCCACACTGCTGCCAGGTGGGTCCTGGTAGCCAACAGGGGCACATTGCTTGTGCCAGCTTGCACACAGGCATGCATGATGCCACTGGCCAGGTATGGCTCCGCTGGAGAAAGGGCTCATCCAGCGAGGCACTTTGGGAGAGGTTGGTGCATACAGCACAGCTGGGCAGTGGCGCGGGGGGGCATGCCAGCAATGGAGTTCACTCCTGGGGAGCCCCTAAATCCCAGGCAtgccctgtgccccccacccctccccgtcCACCCAGGGCTGGCATCTACCTCCGCAGCAGCCGTGCCCTATGTGCCTGGCAGTGCCCCGTGTGCCTGGCATAACCTTGCTGCCATGGGGCTCTCTGGGGCAGCCTGGGTCCTTCCCGCGGGTCCCCGGCAGCAGCACCAGTTTCTGGTAGCGCCCGCCCAtagccctgccctcccctgccccctttcccAGGCAGACCCCAACTCATCCCCAAGCAAAGGAGGGGGACCTACCATGTCGGCGCCACAGACGCACCTTGCCCAGCTGCCGGCAGCACCAGGGGCGTCTGGCCCTCGGCGGGCAGCGGTGCTCACACTTCCTCCGGGTGCGCAGAGCATCGCTCCCTGCCCTTGgcctcttccccccccgccccagccccactgccagcccGCATCCTGTCCCacacccccgcctcccccgccgcgggGCTCTCCCACCCCCAGAGACCCCACTGCCAGCCCGGGGCTGGAGGGGAACAGCAGGGTCAGACCTGGCTGCGGCACTGGTGGGACTCAGCTCGGCACCTGCCCCATGGCATGGGAGCTGGGTGCATCCCCACGCTGCCACAAGGACACGACAGCCGCAGGAGCCGACCCACAATGAGCCAGGTTTGTCTGAGGTGGAGAAGGGCCCCCCAGGAGGGGTCCAGCGTGAACCCATGGTGCCCAGGGCACCGAGACGTCTCCGACTCACCATGTCCATGTTGCAGTGTCCACACTGGTGGTCGGAGGTCGGAGGAGGGATGAGGTGTGATGAGCTCCCACATGGGCTGAGCAGGAACGTGGCTTACAGCCTCCTGTCTCCTGTGCCGGATGGTCTCTTCTCtcacaggctttttcctctgGCTGTGAATCTTCATATACCGTTTATAAACAGTTACTTACACAACATATTTTCCTGTCTGTGCCTTTAAGTTTTTATGAGAAAGATCCAAGAACATGCCAGAGAAACTTCCCCTGAGTTGTTAATAACCTTTATAAACTTCCACCGATGCTTCAGGAACTGCCTCATTGTGTCCACCTCCCCTTGGACCATTCTTGAATCATTATAAATCTTTCCTTAGCCCGTTCTCCTCCTAATTAAAATTGCCTTGGCAGGGTTTTCTGCAGGAATTACTCTGCTCACTTCCAGTTAAAGCCAAAGCGAGAGACATGCATTTTCCAGTTCAGGAGAAATTGATTCTGCTCCAGCGGGACTCACGCTAGACAAAAGGAGGAACTCATCCCACAAAAGCCATAACCCACCACAATGACTTTATCCTTGGCCAACGTAAATGAAACTTGGTTCCTGTCTCTGGATATCTTCCTcgaaaaatattttactgcaattGTCTATTTTTACCAAATTGCTGGGGATGAGCCTGTGTGTCCAGTAACTCAGGAGCGCTCGCTTTCTAGCAGCTCATGTGCAGAGGGTGCACAATTACGGCCAGGGAAAAGTCAGCCAGGCGGGCTCAGCAGAGAGGCTGAGGGGCAGATGCTGGGGCAGGAGAGCGTCTCCAGATGCTGAGGGTCAccggggcagggtgggagcttCCTCTCCCATGGGGTGGGAGACCTGCTGGCAGTCAAAGGGGTGCTCACAGGTGCACGGCCCTGAGGGGGAGCAGGCTGTGCCACTCCTGCCAGTTTCACTTCCGCTGAAACCCGACACGGTAGGGCAGAgtagtagaaaaaaatatattcctacctttatttttgtaattaaaaatagtttctggtattgttttaaaaacagagtcgaggtggctgctgctgcaaaggGCAGAATGTGGCCAAGTTCAAAGCTGTTTGTGGGGGGAGGTACCCCCTGCCTGCGGGTACCTGAGCTCAGAGAGGGGGTCCTGCATGGCAGGACAGGTACTGAGGGTTGCTTTGCAGGTAGTGGAAGAAAGTTCATgtggtgggaaggagagaagacCCAAATCAGCTCTGCAGCACTTCCAGGAGCTTGCTAATCACTAGGAGCCCTTTCACACCTCAGGTGGTTTCCAAGGCTGGCTTCCCAGGGAAGGATTCAGGATGCTGCAGGGCACATGCTTCCCATTGGGTTCCTGCTGTCCCACTTACCAGGAAAGGGCCCGTGTCCCTGCCTCACGGGCTGAGCAGCGCAGGGACTTCCCAGGCAGTGGGACGGCGTATCCTGTCCCCCCAGACCCACTCTGAGGGCAGAGCGCAAGCTGCAAGCCAGGGGCTCAGCAGGAACTCAAAGGAGCAGGGACAAAGGCACTTTCCTGTGTCACCTCCTCACCATCCCTCTGGGCCCTGCAGGGATCTGGAATGGAAATGCGCTTCATTTGCTGTGCCCTGGTCCTGAGCCACAGATGGAGCTCTCTCCCGAGAGCTCTCTCccgagagccctgccgtgggctGTGTCTGTGTGGAAGGGTGTCCCACTCCCACCTCCAAACCGCCGCCAAGGCTGCCGTGCAGCCAGCGGGTTGGGCAACCCACGCGCAGGTCACAACTGCAGGGCTCTCTGGGGGAAGCAGCTCGTCCGCTGCCAGCTGTCACTGCCTGCCCAGGCTGATGCTCTGCTCCCTCTTGGCGTGCTCGGCCGTGCCACGGGCAGGGTGTCGTGCACATGGCAGCGTGCGATGCCTGCACGAGTATTCCGATGGCTCTGGGAGCACCCACGTGTGGATGGGACCCACGGTGCCAGGGGCTGTATGTGCTGCATGTGGAGGTGGGCAGTGGCAGAGGTGGGCAGTGGCAGAGGTGGGCAGATGCCCTAGGGCTCAGCCTCTGCAGAGGGTCAAGTTCAGGCTGTGCTCCCAGTGTGTCCCCAGGGAGTGCCCAGGACCAGGTGGAGCGAGACCCTGGGAGCAGGGGGTGCAAGGACCACCCTCTCACCACCGCAccgcaccccccaccccgtgcGGGGGCACACTTGTGTTGTTTTTGGCAC is a genomic window of Rissa tridactyla isolate bRisTri1 chromosome 8, bRisTri1.patW.cur.20221130, whole genome shotgun sequence containing:
- the ATF6 gene encoding cyclic AMP-dependent transcription factor ATF-6 alpha isoform X1; the protein is MLCAPGGSVSTAARRGPDAPGAAGSWARCVCGADMGAAAGRLQSAGRTWALSSRGICYLGIAAIAWGTVTQLEVGAWTYHYSDQGDYTWEQARNYCQTFFTDLVAIQNKQEIEYLNETLPFHGRYYWIGIRKLGGTWTWVGTRKALTKEAENWAAGEPNNRRSNQDCVEIYIKRQRESGKWNDEPCNRRKKALCYQASCQPFPCSQHGECVETIGSYRCECYPGFHGPECEDVVQCAKLEPMGVRMNCSHPYGDFSYNSTCVFGCQEGFERRGADTLRCLASQQWSAETPTCTAIACPVLSAPDRGEVNCSHRHGYFAFGSTCAFSCQTGFALMGPESRECTATGTWTGEAPHCEAITCPVLSAPEQGELNCSHLHGEFAFGSTCVFSCRTGFELTGPESHECTATGTWTGEAPRCKAIACPVLSAPDRGKVNCSHHHGDFAFGSTCAFSCQTGFVLMGPESRECTATGTWTGDAPRCEAVTCPVLNAPDQGKMNCSHLHGGFAFGSMCAFSCQMGFVLMGSESRECMATGTWTEDSPHCEAITCPVLNAPDRGEVNCSHRHGDFAFGSTCAFSCQTGFVLMGPESHECTATGTWTGDAPRCEAITCPVLSAPDQGELNCSHLHGDFAFGSTCVFSCRTGFELTGPESHECTATGTWTGEAPRCKAIACPVLSAPDRGEMNCSHHHGDFAFGSTCAFSCQAGFALMGPESRECTATGTWTGDAPQCKAIACPVLSAPDQGGLNCSHLHGDFAFGSTCAFSCQTGFALMGPESRECTATGNWTGDAPHCEAIKCSTLATPKMGQAACSHLHGDFAFGSMCVFSCQTGFVLMGPESRKCMSTGTWTGDAPHCKAISCPVLDPPSRGQLSCSHLHGNFTYNSTCTFSCEEGFVRMGAEVLRCTATGNWTRHPPVCAEDGAPFLKQVLAYSSGTALAVAGIVLSGTLIALLAKRLSDRDEKKKLLNPTSDLGSPGVFTNAAYDANL